A genomic window from Pseudogulbenkiania sp. MAI-1 includes:
- the rraA gene encoding ribonuclease E activity regulator RraA yields MDFLTTDLSDAHEAEVRVLEPMFKRFGAHPRFQGPIETLKVFEDNTLVREVLTEPGNGRVLVVDGGGSRRCALVGDQIGELAVKNGWAGIVVYGCIRDSVALDALPLGIRALDTHPRKSVKRGEGQRGLTITFGGVSMSPGDWLYADEDGVLLADRALI; encoded by the coding sequence ATGGACTTTCTGACCACCGACCTGAGCGACGCACACGAAGCCGAGGTGCGCGTGCTCGAGCCGATGTTCAAGCGTTTCGGCGCCCACCCGCGCTTCCAGGGACCGATCGAAACGCTCAAGGTGTTCGAGGACAATACCCTGGTACGCGAAGTGCTGACGGAACCGGGCAATGGCCGGGTGCTGGTGGTCGACGGCGGCGGCTCGCGCCGTTGCGCGCTGGTCGGCGACCAGATCGGCGAACTGGCGGTGAAAAACGGCTGGGCTGGCATCGTGGTGTACGGCTGCATCCGCGACTCGGTCGCGCTCGACGCGCTGCCGCTGGGCATCCGCGCCCTGGACACCCACCCGAGAAAGTCGGTCAAGCGCGGCGAGGGCCAGCGCGGCCTGACCATCACTTTCGGCGGTGTCAGCATGAGCCCCGGCGACTGGCTCTACGCCGACGAGGACGGCGTGCTGCTGGCCGATCGCGCACTGATCTGA
- a CDS encoding GFA family protein yields MPHLRGSCLCGAIYYCVYGEPSFVTHCHCHSCRKASGALFVTWFTVRDCEVEWHGEPLMHYHSSCSVERGFCPHCGTTLTYRHEADPHSVDITLATLDQPELVTPEHHTWWQEHVPWVEPEAWAALPQYARAKAGK; encoded by the coding sequence ATGCCGCATTTGAGAGGCAGTTGCCTGTGTGGGGCCATTTACTATTGCGTGTATGGGGAGCCTAGCTTTGTCACGCACTGCCACTGTCATAGCTGCCGCAAGGCGAGCGGGGCGCTGTTCGTGACGTGGTTCACGGTGCGCGATTGCGAAGTGGAGTGGCATGGCGAGCCCTTGATGCATTACCACTCGTCGTGCTCGGTGGAGCGCGGTTTCTGCCCGCATTGCGGAACGACGCTGACTTACCGCCATGAGGCCGACCCGCATAGCGTCGACATCACCCTGGCCACGCTGGATCAGCCCGAACTCGTCACGCCTGAGCACCATACCTGGTGGCAGGAGCACGTGCCGTGGGTCGAACCGGAGGCGTGGGCGGCGTTGCCGCAATACGCCCGGGCCAAGGCCGGCAAATGA
- the panD gene encoding aspartate 1-decarboxylase → MQRSMLKSKLHRVTTTHAELHYIGSCAIDENLLEAADIREYEEVQIWNVTNGERFATYAIKAERGSGVISVNGSAARRAAPGDLLIIASFAVYDDAELKDHAPKLVFVDGSNRITELAGSTPVQPA, encoded by the coding sequence ATGCAGCGCAGCATGTTGAAATCGAAGCTCCACCGCGTGACCACCACCCACGCCGAACTGCATTACATCGGCTCGTGCGCCATTGACGAGAACCTGCTCGAGGCGGCGGACATCCGCGAATACGAGGAAGTGCAGATCTGGAACGTCACCAACGGCGAGCGCTTCGCCACCTACGCCATCAAGGCCGAGCGCGGTTCGGGGGTGATTTCGGTCAACGGTTCGGCCGCGCGCCGCGCGGCGCCGGGGGACCTGCTGATCATCGCCTCGTTCGCGGTCTACGACGATGCCGAGCTGAAGGATCATGCGCCGAAGCTGGTGTTCGTGGACGGCAGCAACCGCATCACCGAACTGGCCGGCTCGACCCCGGTTCAGCCCGCCTGA
- the panC gene encoding pantoate--beta-alanine ligase, whose translation MEVIRSIAELRAWRRQAGTVAFVPTMGNLHEGHLALVKEARRRAGKVVVSIFVNRLQFGQGEDFDAYPRTFDADCAKLCDAGVDVLFFPNEQELYPRIRQDFNVEPPHIQNELCGAFRPGHFRGVATVVTKLFNIVQPDLACFGKKDYQQLHVIKAMVDDLNQPVEIVPVDTGRAEDGLALSSRNGYLSPEERAEAPRLYRHLAAIRERLLAGEQDYASLETAARQDLEAHGWRVDYVEVRQADTLEIAHAGEKRLVVLAAARLGKTRLIDNVEVLR comes from the coding sequence ATGGAAGTCATCCGTAGCATCGCCGAGCTGCGTGCCTGGCGTCGCCAGGCCGGCACGGTGGCGTTCGTGCCCACCATGGGCAATCTGCACGAGGGCCATCTGGCGCTGGTGAAGGAGGCGCGCCGGCGCGCCGGCAAGGTGGTGGTCAGCATTTTCGTCAACCGCCTGCAGTTCGGTCAGGGCGAGGATTTCGATGCGTATCCGCGCACCTTCGACGCCGACTGTGCCAAGCTGTGCGACGCCGGTGTCGACGTGCTGTTCTTCCCGAACGAGCAGGAGCTGTATCCGCGCATCCGCCAGGATTTCAACGTCGAGCCGCCGCATATCCAGAACGAGCTGTGCGGTGCCTTCCGCCCTGGCCACTTCCGCGGCGTGGCCACGGTGGTGACCAAGCTGTTCAACATCGTGCAGCCCGACCTGGCCTGTTTCGGCAAGAAGGATTACCAGCAGCTGCACGTGATCAAGGCCATGGTCGACGACCTCAACCAGCCGGTCGAGATCGTGCCGGTCGATACCGGCCGCGCCGAGGATGGTTTGGCGTTGTCGTCGCGCAACGGTTATCTGAGCCCCGAGGAGCGCGCCGAGGCGCCGCGCCTGTACCGCCACTTGGCTGCGATCCGCGAGCGCCTGCTGGCCGGCGAGCAGGACTATGCCAGCCTGGAGACGGCGGCGCGGCAGGACCTCGAGGCGCATGGCTGGCGCGTCGACTACGTCGAAGTGCGCCAGGCCGACACGCTGGAAATCGCCCATGCCGGCGAGAAGCGGCTGGTGGTGTTGGCCGCGGCGCGCCTGGGCAAGACCCGCCTGATCGATAATGTGGAAGTGCTGCGCTGA
- the panB gene encoding 3-methyl-2-oxobutanoate hydroxymethyltransferase: MKINVNTLYKMAAEGQKISMLTCYDTSFATLLDEAGVEVLLVGDSLGMVVQGEDSTLPVTMEQMEYHTRCVARGAKKALVLADMPFGSYQESPQQAFANAARLMQAGAHMVKVEGGAFMAETTRFLVERGIPVCSHIGLTPQFVNSFGGYRVQGKSESDAERILRDASALAEAGASLVLMECVPAALARRVSESIAVPTIGIGAGVDVSGQVLVLHDILGVYPGRKARFVKNFMAGADSIQAAVASYVAAVKERTFPAEEHCF; encoded by the coding sequence GTGAAAATCAACGTCAATACCCTGTACAAGATGGCCGCCGAAGGCCAGAAGATCAGCATGCTCACCTGTTACGACACGAGCTTCGCCACGCTGCTGGACGAAGCCGGGGTCGAAGTGTTGCTGGTAGGCGACTCGCTCGGCATGGTCGTTCAAGGGGAAGATTCGACGCTGCCGGTGACCATGGAGCAGATGGAGTACCACACCCGCTGTGTGGCGCGCGGCGCCAAGAAGGCGCTGGTACTGGCTGACATGCCGTTCGGCAGCTATCAGGAGAGCCCGCAGCAGGCCTTCGCCAACGCGGCCCGGCTGATGCAGGCCGGCGCGCACATGGTCAAGGTGGAAGGCGGCGCGTTCATGGCGGAAACCACCCGTTTCCTGGTCGAGCGCGGCATTCCGGTGTGCTCGCACATCGGCCTGACGCCGCAGTTCGTCAACAGCTTCGGCGGCTACCGGGTGCAGGGCAAGAGCGAGAGCGATGCCGAGCGCATCCTGCGCGACGCCTCGGCCCTGGCCGAGGCCGGTGCCAGCCTGGTGCTGATGGAGTGCGTGCCGGCGGCCCTGGCCAGGCGCGTGAGCGAGAGCATCGCCGTGCCGACCATCGGCATCGGCGCCGGGGTGGATGTTTCCGGGCAGGTGCTGGTGCTGCATGATATCCTCGGTGTTTACCCGGGGCGCAAAGCCCGTTTCGTCAAGAATTTCATGGCCGGTGCCGACAGCATCCAGGCGGCGGTGGCGAGTTACGTGGCCGCCGTCAAGGAGCGCACGTTCCCGGCCGAAGAGCATTGCTTCTGA
- a CDS encoding deoxynucleoside kinase, whose product MSQLRYVVVEGPIGAGKSALARRLANYWGVSLLAEDPAANPFLTRFYRNPQQHGLATQLSFLLQRADLAAEMQDGPLRTAPLVSDFLFEKDALFARVNLDEQEFALYQRLTGSLLPAFPVPDLVIYLQASEDVLLSRVANRAKETESPAFPEGYLRRVHAAYSEFFHGYDAAPLLIVNTDHLNLVDGSDDFELLLRCISEMRGQRSYFNKSV is encoded by the coding sequence ATGAGCCAATTGCGTTACGTGGTAGTGGAAGGCCCGATCGGTGCCGGCAAGTCGGCGCTGGCGCGCCGTCTGGCGAATTACTGGGGCGTGTCGCTGCTGGCCGAAGACCCGGCCGCCAACCCTTTTCTCACGCGCTTTTACCGCAATCCGCAGCAGCACGGGCTGGCGACCCAGCTGTCGTTCCTGCTGCAGCGCGCCGATCTCGCCGCCGAGATGCAGGACGGTCCCTTGCGTACCGCGCCGCTGGTGTCCGATTTCCTGTTCGAGAAGGACGCCCTGTTCGCCCGCGTCAACCTCGACGAGCAGGAGTTCGCGCTCTACCAGCGCCTCACCGGCAGCCTGCTGCCGGCGTTTCCCGTTCCCGACCTGGTGATCTACCTGCAGGCGTCGGAAGACGTGCTGCTGTCGCGCGTGGCCAATCGCGCCAAAGAGACCGAGTCGCCGGCCTTCCCGGAGGGCTACCTCAGGCGCGTGCATGCCGCCTACAGCGAGTTTTTCCATGGCTACGACGCCGCTCCCCTGCTGATCGTCAATACCGACCACCTCAACTTGGTTGATGGCAGCGACGATTTCGAGCTATTGTTGCGCTGCATCAGCGAGATGCGCGGTCAGCGCAGCTATTTCAACAAGAGCGTCTGA
- the folK gene encoding 2-amino-4-hydroxy-6-hydroxymethyldihydropteridine diphosphokinase — protein sequence MSRAFIALGSNLEQPQQQVLAALAALDTVPGVRLLRASSLYRTAPVGYLDQPDFINAVAELDTDLAPLALLDALMQLEERFGRVRSFRNAPRVLDLDLLMMEGVELESERLTLPHPRMHERAFVLAPLAELQPDLAVGRHGRADQLLAGLEASGVERLAG from the coding sequence GTGAGCCGAGCGTTCATCGCCCTGGGCAGCAATCTGGAACAGCCGCAACAGCAGGTCCTGGCCGCCCTGGCGGCGCTCGATACCGTTCCCGGCGTGCGCCTGTTGCGCGCGTCCTCGCTGTACCGCACCGCTCCGGTCGGTTATCTTGACCAGCCTGACTTCATCAACGCCGTCGCCGAACTGGACACCGACCTTGCGCCGCTGGCGCTGCTGGATGCCCTGATGCAGCTCGAGGAGCGTTTCGGCCGGGTGCGTTCGTTCCGCAACGCCCCGCGCGTGCTCGACCTCGATCTGCTGATGATGGAGGGCGTGGAGCTCGAATCGGAGCGTCTGACGCTGCCGCATCCGCGCATGCACGAACGGGCTTTCGTGCTGGCGCCGCTCGCCGAATTGCAGCCGGATCTCGCCGTGGGCCGGCATGGCCGGGCGGACCAGTTGCTGGCAGGGCTGGAGGCGTCGGGTGTGGAACGGCTGGCGGGCTAA
- the pcnB gene encoding polynucleotide adenylyltransferase PcnB — protein MIRKLIRRVLELPAGVVGKRRVKPRVIPLSQHGVRRDRLSQAALKVTSRLQEAGFTAYVVGGAVRDLLLGVNPKDFDVATSATPEQVHHLFRRSRIIGRRFKIVHVMVGPETIEVTTFRGGSIDDTNETGRIMADNSYGSQEEDAHRRDFTVNALFYDPSDESIIDYHHGVKDLQARKLVMIGQPARRYQEDPVRMLRAVRLAAKLNFEIDENTRKPIRAHAHLLKKEPPARLFDEMLKLLMSGQAYSCLCKLREEGLSRGVFPLLDAVLDERGDDQFLQLGLQSTDERIREDKPVSVGFLLATLLWRQVSQQWTARLKSGERPVQALFDAIAEVESLQDNEFAIPRRFSATMREIWVQQPRFENRSGQRPFRFLEQPRFRAAFDFLSLRAQAGEVPASLVQWWDDFQHADHDERLELVANAREEGSANGAPAKKRKRRRPSQRRRESGEQGVES, from the coding sequence ATGATCCGCAAGCTAATTCGACGAGTACTCGAGCTGCCCGCTGGCGTAGTAGGCAAGCGTCGCGTCAAACCGCGCGTTATTCCTCTTTCCCAACACGGAGTGCGGCGCGACCGGCTCAGCCAGGCGGCGCTGAAAGTGACCTCGCGCCTGCAGGAGGCCGGTTTCACGGCGTACGTGGTGGGGGGGGCGGTGCGCGATCTCTTGCTGGGTGTCAATCCCAAGGACTTCGACGTGGCCACCAGCGCCACGCCGGAGCAGGTGCACCACCTGTTCCGCCGCTCGCGCATCATCGGCCGCCGCTTCAAGATCGTGCACGTGATGGTCGGCCCGGAAACGATCGAGGTCACCACTTTCCGTGGCGGCAGCATCGACGATACCAACGAGACCGGCCGCATCATGGCCGACAACTCCTACGGCAGCCAGGAAGAGGATGCCCATCGCCGCGACTTCACCGTCAATGCCCTGTTCTACGATCCGTCCGACGAGTCCATCATCGACTATCACCACGGGGTGAAGGATCTGCAGGCGCGCAAGCTGGTCATGATCGGCCAGCCGGCGCGCCGTTACCAGGAAGACCCGGTGCGCATGCTGCGCGCCGTGCGCCTGGCGGCCAAGCTGAATTTCGAGATCGACGAGAACACCCGCAAGCCGATCCGCGCCCATGCCCATCTGCTGAAGAAGGAGCCACCGGCACGCCTGTTCGACGAAATGCTCAAGCTCCTGATGTCCGGCCAGGCTTATTCCTGTCTGTGCAAGCTGCGCGAGGAGGGCTTGTCGCGCGGCGTGTTCCCGCTGCTCGACGCCGTACTCGATGAGCGCGGCGACGACCAGTTCCTGCAACTGGGCCTGCAGAGCACCGATGAGCGCATCCGCGAGGACAAGCCGGTGTCGGTCGGCTTCCTGCTGGCGACCCTGCTGTGGCGCCAGGTGTCGCAGCAGTGGACGGCACGGCTCAAGAGTGGCGAGCGGCCGGTGCAGGCCTTGTTCGACGCGATCGCCGAAGTGGAGTCGCTGCAGGACAACGAATTCGCCATCCCGCGCCGCTTCAGCGCCACCATGCGCGAGATCTGGGTACAGCAGCCGCGCTTCGAGAACCGCAGCGGCCAGCGCCCGTTCCGCTTCCTCGAACAACCGCGCTTCCGCGCCGCTTTCGATTTCCTGTCGCTGCGTGCCCAGGCCGGCGAGGTGCCGGCGAGCTTGGTGCAGTGGTGGGACGATTTCCAGCACGCCGATCACGATGAACGCCTGGAACTGGTCGCCAATGCCCGGGAGGAGGGCTCGGCCAACGGGGCTCCCGCCAAGAAGCGCAAGCGCCGCCGCCCCAGCCAGCGCCGCCGTGAAAGTGGCGAGCAGGGCGTCGAATCGTGA
- a CDS encoding 3'-5' exonuclease, whose product MTPVLAFAIATVPDVAGIRTLYGFAADIADHDVAEFALQRQRARTGGDGLPHHLQRIVAVSCLLQQGDEITCRSSGAVGANEAALLQLLFDTVAQHSPCVTSWSGEAFAHPVLRYRALINGVPLPRHWQPDDAGCIGRRGLVPLPYAAVPLDEMARLCGLPAQPTQDSESTWRVYRAGRIDEIRARCDVEALTTSLLFLRSRLVHGALSTDEYRHAVERVRDWVGQQSEPHWRDFLAAWPLVTA is encoded by the coding sequence GTGACCCCCGTACTCGCTTTCGCCATCGCCACCGTCCCCGACGTGGCCGGCATCCGCACCCTTTATGGCTTCGCCGCCGACATCGCCGACCACGACGTGGCCGAGTTCGCCCTGCAACGCCAGCGCGCCCGCACCGGCGGCGACGGCCTGCCGCATCACCTGCAGCGCATCGTCGCCGTATCCTGCCTGCTGCAGCAGGGGGACGAGATCACCTGCCGCTCGTCCGGTGCGGTAGGCGCCAATGAAGCCGCGCTGCTGCAGCTCCTGTTCGACACGGTGGCGCAGCATTCCCCCTGCGTCACCAGCTGGAGTGGCGAAGCGTTCGCCCACCCTGTCTTGCGCTATCGCGCCCTGATCAACGGCGTGCCCCTGCCACGCCACTGGCAGCCGGACGACGCCGGGTGCATCGGTCGGCGCGGCCTGGTGCCGCTGCCGTACGCTGCCGTGCCGCTCGACGAGATGGCCCGGCTATGCGGCCTGCCCGCCCAGCCAACGCAGGACAGCGAGAGCACTTGGCGGGTCTACCGGGCCGGCCGGATCGACGAGATCCGGGCCCGTTGCGACGTCGAAGCACTCACCACCAGCCTGCTGTTCCTGCGTTCCCGCCTGGTGCACGGCGCGCTGAGCACCGACGAGTACCGTCATGCCGTCGAGCGCGTGCGCGACTGGGTCGGCCAGCAAAGCGAACCGCACTGGCGCGACTTTCTCGCCGCCTGGCCATTGGTGACAGCTTGA
- a CDS encoding MATE family efflux transporter, with amino-acid sequence MFFGLSREPRARIVAESRQILALALPIMVAQVAHVAMGFVDTVMSGRVSTNDLAAVSLGSSVFITVYVTLIGIATALNPLIAHLFGAGEREEIGETVRQGLWFCLFLGLIGSALMIFGQPWLRDWLTLSSDVEDKVMLFLDGVALGMPAAMMQRALHAFASSLNKPRPIMLVGVAALLLNIPLNYALIHGLYGLPAMGGAGCGWATAAALWFNLLALLGYIVRHPHFQPYAFTHRWSWPDWSRYGAMLKLGLPIGLSFFFEVSLFSFIAFLVAKLGTTVVASHQAVINVSSIIYMLPQSISTAMSVRVGQAVGAGDYHQARFTAGTGLLTGLVLAGLTMLLMLALREDIIRLYTTDPEVIRIGAGLLFFAAVFQLTDATQSISSGALRGYKITTGPMIIHVVSFWGLGLGLGMVLGLSDWPLPFLALPMGIEGFWAALVFSLSVAAVLLVGYLSRESRRRLVRQHTES; translated from the coding sequence ATGTTCTTTGGACTGAGCCGGGAGCCGCGCGCCAGGATCGTCGCGGAATCCCGGCAGATTCTCGCCCTGGCGCTGCCCATCATGGTGGCGCAAGTCGCCCACGTGGCGATGGGCTTCGTCGATACCGTGATGTCCGGCCGCGTCAGCACCAACGACCTGGCCGCGGTATCGCTCGGCTCCAGCGTCTTTATCACCGTCTACGTCACGCTGATCGGCATCGCCACCGCGCTCAACCCGCTCATCGCCCACCTGTTCGGCGCCGGCGAGCGCGAGGAGATCGGCGAGACGGTACGCCAGGGGCTGTGGTTCTGCCTGTTCCTCGGCCTTATCGGCAGCGCGCTGATGATCTTCGGCCAACCCTGGCTGCGCGACTGGCTGACGCTGTCCAGCGACGTCGAGGACAAGGTGATGCTGTTTCTCGACGGCGTCGCGCTCGGCATGCCGGCAGCGATGATGCAGCGCGCGCTGCACGCCTTCGCCTCCAGCCTCAACAAGCCCCGGCCGATCATGCTGGTCGGCGTGGCAGCGCTGCTGCTCAACATCCCGCTCAACTACGCGCTGATCCACGGCCTGTACGGTCTGCCGGCGATGGGCGGCGCCGGCTGCGGCTGGGCCACCGCCGCCGCGCTGTGGTTCAACCTGCTGGCACTGTTGGGCTACATCGTGCGCCATCCCCATTTCCAGCCCTACGCCTTCACGCACCGCTGGAGCTGGCCAGACTGGTCGCGCTACGGCGCCATGCTGAAGCTGGGGCTGCCGATCGGCCTCTCGTTCTTCTTCGAGGTCAGCCTGTTCTCGTTCATCGCCTTCCTGGTCGCCAAGCTCGGCACCACGGTGGTGGCCAGCCACCAGGCGGTGATCAACGTCAGCAGCATCATCTACATGCTGCCGCAAAGCATCTCCACCGCGATGTCGGTGCGCGTCGGCCAGGCGGTCGGCGCCGGCGACTACCACCAGGCGCGCTTCACCGCCGGCACCGGCCTGTTGACCGGCCTGGTGCTGGCCGGGCTGACCATGCTGCTGATGCTGGCGCTGCGCGAAGACATCATCCGTCTCTACACCACCGACCCCGAGGTGATCCGCATCGGCGCCGGCCTGCTGTTCTTCGCCGCGGTGTTCCAGCTAACCGACGCCACCCAGAGCATCTCTTCCGGCGCCTTGCGCGGCTACAAGATCACCACCGGGCCGATGATCATCCACGTGGTGTCGTTCTGGGGGCTGGGCCTGGGGCTCGGCATGGTGCTGGGACTGTCCGACTGGCCGCTGCCCTTCCTTGCCCTGCCCATGGGCATCGAGGGTTTCTGGGCGGCGCTGGTATTCAGCCTGAGCGTGGCGGCGGTTTTGCTGGTAGGCTACCTGTCGCGCGAAAGTCGCCGCCGCCTGGTCCGTCAACATACCGAAAGCTGA
- the murB gene encoding UDP-N-acetylmuramate dehydrogenase, translating to MSLVFHHDHPLKTLNTFGMDVRAATFCELDDLARLPELLASEPYRRGPVLWLGGGSNLLFTGDYPGLVVKVALAGITVLHENDDEVVVEAAAGENWHGFVQHTLAQGWAGLENLSLIPGTVGASPIQNIGAYGVEVKDCLTEVVCADLHDNGAQRILSNADCRFGYRDSVFKHELNGRLLVTAVRFRLSKRPTLHTGYGDIGKELAAMGKADGASPRDVSEAVIRIRSAKLPNPLELGNAGSFFKNPIIDADQAEALLARHPDLPHYPAGAGKTKLAAGWLIDRAGLKGYREGDAGVHARQALVLVNYGHASGREIWALAQKVQATVKERYGVQLEPEPLVL from the coding sequence GTGAGCCTTGTTTTTCATCATGACCACCCCCTCAAAACGCTGAACACCTTCGGCATGGACGTGCGCGCCGCGACGTTCTGCGAGCTGGACGACCTGGCCCGGCTGCCCGAACTGCTGGCGAGCGAGCCCTACCGGCGCGGACCGGTGCTGTGGCTGGGTGGTGGCAGCAACCTGCTGTTCACCGGCGACTATCCGGGGCTGGTCGTGAAAGTGGCACTTGCCGGCATCACGGTGCTGCACGAGAACGACGACGAGGTGGTGGTGGAGGCCGCCGCCGGCGAGAACTGGCACGGCTTCGTGCAGCACACGCTGGCGCAGGGCTGGGCCGGGCTGGAAAACCTGAGCCTGATCCCCGGCACCGTGGGCGCGAGCCCGATCCAGAACATCGGCGCCTACGGCGTCGAGGTCAAGGATTGCCTGACCGAGGTAGTGTGCGCCGACCTGCACGACAACGGCGCCCAACGCATCCTCTCCAACGCCGACTGCCGCTTCGGCTATCGCGACAGCGTGTTCAAGCATGAACTGAACGGCCGCCTGCTGGTCACCGCGGTACGCTTCCGCCTGAGCAAACGGCCGACGCTACACACCGGCTACGGCGACATCGGCAAGGAACTGGCCGCCATGGGCAAGGCGGACGGCGCCTCGCCGCGCGACGTCAGCGAAGCGGTGATCCGCATCCGCTCCGCCAAGCTGCCCAACCCGCTGGAACTCGGCAACGCCGGCAGCTTCTTCAAGAACCCGATCATCGACGCCGATCAGGCCGAAGCCCTGCTCGCGCGCCATCCCGACCTGCCGCACTACCCTGCCGGCGCCGGCAAGACCAAACTCGCCGCCGGCTGGCTGATCGACCGTGCCGGGCTGAAGGGCTACCGCGAGGGCGACGCCGGCGTACACGCGCGCCAGGCGCTGGTGCTGGTCAACTACGGCCACGCCAGCGGCCGGGAAATCTGGGCGCTGGCGCAGAAAGTACAGGCGACGGTGAAGGAACGTTACGGCGTGCAGCTGGAACCGGAACCGCTGGTGCTGTAA
- a CDS encoding ABC transporter permease: MLPRLSLRFIPVWLRNYLVWKKLAVPSMLGNLADPMLYMLGLGFGIGSLLPAINGVPYIQFLAAGTVCYSTMNSATFEALYSAFSRMHVQKTWSAIINAPLTVDDVVLGEWLWAASKSLLSGLAILLVMGLLGLIKSPLVLWIVPLIALSGLAFAGMGLVVTAVSPSYDFFMYYFTLVVSPMMLISGVFYPAENLPGWIRAVAEVLPLTHAIRLARPLVNGVTPPSVWPSLLILLLYAVLSFSLAVALTRRRLLK, translated from the coding sequence ATGCTGCCTCGCCTGTCGCTGCGTTTCATTCCGGTCTGGCTGCGCAACTACCTGGTGTGGAAGAAGCTGGCCGTGCCGTCGATGCTGGGCAACCTGGCGGACCCGATGCTGTACATGCTGGGGCTGGGTTTCGGTATCGGCAGCCTGCTGCCGGCCATCAACGGCGTGCCCTACATCCAGTTCCTGGCGGCCGGGACGGTGTGCTACAGCACCATGAACAGCGCGACGTTCGAGGCGCTGTACTCGGCCTTCTCGCGCATGCACGTGCAGAAGACCTGGTCGGCCATCATCAACGCGCCGCTGACGGTGGACGACGTGGTGCTGGGCGAGTGGCTGTGGGCGGCGTCGAAGAGCCTGCTGTCGGGGCTCGCCATCCTGCTGGTGATGGGGCTGCTGGGGCTGATCAAGAGCCCGCTGGTGTTGTGGATCGTGCCGCTGATCGCGCTGTCCGGGCTCGCCTTCGCCGGCATGGGGCTGGTGGTGACGGCGGTGAGCCCGAGCTACGACTTCTTCATGTACTACTTCACGCTGGTGGTCAGCCCGATGATGCTGATCTCCGGGGTGTTCTACCCGGCCGAGAACCTGCCCGGCTGGATTCGGGCGGTGGCCGAGGTTCTGCCGCTGACCCACGCCATCCGTCTGGCCCGGCCCCTGGTCAACGGTGTGACGCCGCCCTCTGTCTGGCCGAGCCTGCTGATCCTGCTGCTCTACGCCGTGCTGTCGTTCTCGCTGGCGGTGGCGCTGACCCGGCGGCGGCTGCTCAAGTAG
- a CDS encoding energy-coupling factor ABC transporter permease, with translation MPLSPVMNLPAAFFPLWVQWSTLLAALGVLGWAASRIKWRALDHVALNAWLGACVLTMAMWMMKGGFKPGLWFHLSGAAILTLMMGHWLALLALAIVLAGVTAYGLGDWMSLGLNFWLMAVLPVTLVSVVLRLTQRLLPPNLFIYVFVCAFLAGGASLFATGLGGIVALGLAEAYPWEELMTEALPFYFLLSWSEAFTTGLIMAILIVYRPRWVATFDDSRYLDDNSDPGA, from the coding sequence TTGCCGCTGTCTCCCGTCATGAACCTGCCTGCCGCTTTCTTTCCTCTCTGGGTGCAATGGTCGACCCTGTTGGCGGCATTGGGCGTGTTGGGCTGGGCGGCGAGCCGCATCAAGTGGCGCGCACTCGACCACGTCGCACTGAACGCCTGGCTGGGTGCCTGTGTGCTGACCATGGCGATGTGGATGATGAAAGGCGGTTTCAAGCCGGGACTCTGGTTCCACCTGTCGGGGGCCGCCATCCTCACGCTGATGATGGGGCACTGGCTGGCGCTGCTGGCGCTGGCCATCGTGCTGGCCGGGGTGACGGCCTACGGCCTGGGCGACTGGATGTCGCTGGGGCTCAACTTCTGGCTGATGGCGGTGCTGCCGGTGACGCTGGTGTCGGTGGTGCTGCGGCTGACGCAGCGCCTGCTGCCGCCCAACCTGTTCATTTACGTGTTCGTCTGCGCCTTTCTCGCCGGCGGCGCCAGCCTGTTCGCCACCGGCCTCGGCGGCATCGTGGCCTTGGGGTTGGCGGAAGCCTATCCTTGGGAGGAACTGATGACCGAGGCCCTGCCGTTCTATTTCCTGCTGTCCTGGTCCGAAGCCTTCACCACCGGGCTGATCATGGCGATCCTGATCGTCTACCGCCCGCGGTGGGTCGCCACCTTCGACGACAGCCGCTATCTCGACGACAACTCCGATCCGGGAGCCTGA